Proteins from a genomic interval of Tenacibaculum sp. SZ-18:
- a CDS encoding DUF6095 family protein, giving the protein MSEKAYDKPIKNFLILLLLLMVSPLLLSLSFRMLRTFKEMPKILIAYIVLGISIFLVLFTVYFGFKSFKTLLNYLFEK; this is encoded by the coding sequence ATGAGTGAAAAAGCCTACGATAAACCAATTAAAAATTTTCTAATTCTATTATTATTATTAATGGTTTCTCCGTTATTGTTAAGTCTATCTTTTAGAATGCTTAGAACTTTTAAAGAAATGCCGAAAATTTTAATTGCTTACATTGTTTTAGGAATTTCAATATTTCTAGTTTTATTTACGGTCTATTTTGGTTTTAAATCCTTTAAAACTTTATTAAATTATTTATTTGAAAAATAA
- the murQ gene encoding N-acetylmuramic acid 6-phosphate etherase yields MDFIKTTEQDSNYNNLEKMSINQLLININREDQTVPLAVEKAIPQIEKLVYIIVQKLKNGGRLFYMGAGTSGRLGIVDASECPPTFGVSHDVVIGLIAGGDKAIRKAIEFAEDSEDQGWKDLQAYDINKKDIVIGIAASGTTPYVINALRKCNENNIITGCITCNAKSPLELTAKFPISVVVGPEFVTGSSRMKAGTAQKLVLNMISTAAMIQLGKIKGNKMIDMQLSNNKLVERGEKMLVSELNLDQATAKVLLKKYGSVRDVIKNFANE; encoded by the coding sequence ATGGATTTTATCAAAACCACAGAACAGGACTCAAATTATAATAATCTCGAAAAAATGTCAATTAATCAATTGTTAATTAACATAAATCGAGAAGATCAAACGGTTCCTCTCGCTGTAGAAAAGGCAATTCCACAAATAGAAAAACTTGTTTATATAATAGTTCAAAAGCTTAAAAATGGTGGTAGATTATTTTACATGGGTGCTGGAACTAGTGGTAGATTAGGTATTGTTGACGCTTCAGAATGTCCTCCTACTTTTGGAGTTTCACATGATGTTGTGATTGGATTGATTGCTGGTGGAGATAAAGCAATTCGAAAAGCCATAGAATTTGCTGAAGATTCTGAAGATCAGGGTTGGAAAGATTTACAAGCTTATGATATAAATAAAAAAGATATAGTAATTGGGATTGCAGCATCAGGAACAACACCTTACGTAATTAATGCCTTAAGAAAATGTAATGAAAACAACATTATTACAGGATGTATAACCTGCAACGCAAAAAGTCCACTAGAACTTACAGCTAAATTCCCTATTTCTGTGGTAGTCGGACCAGAATTTGTTACTGGAAGCTCTAGAATGAAAGCTGGAACAGCCCAAAAATTAGTCCTAAATATGATTTCAACGGCTGCAATGATTCAACTAGGTAAAATTAAAGGAAACAAAATGATAGATATGCAACTATCAAATAATAAATTGGTAGAGCGTGGTGAAAAAATGTTGGTTTCTGAATTAAATTTAGATCAAGCAACTGCAAAAGTTTTACTAAAAAAATACGGAAGTGTAAGAGACGTAATTAAAAACTTCGCAAATGAGTGA
- a CDS encoding NADP-dependent isocitrate dehydrogenase: MSTTAKIMYTKTDEAPALATRSFLPIVKAYTKSSNIEIVTKDISLAGRILANFSDYLTEDQKVEDALAFLGDLATKPEANIIKLPNISASVPQLKAAVKELQALGYNIPDYPEEPETDEDKAVLALYNKVKGSAVNPVLREGNSDRRAPKAVKNYAKKNPHSMGSWSSDSKTHVATMSEGDFAHNEKSVTVPSATHIKIVHTNTNGSETVLKANIKLLAEEIIDASVMNKKALLKFLDEQIKDAKDKGILFSLHMKATMMKVSDPIIFGHAVRVFFKELFDKHSATFQEIGVDVNDGFGNLLSNLEELSAEKKAEILADIATVYANNPDLAMVNSDKGITNLHVPSDIIIDASVPAMIRTSGQMWNKEGKLQDTKVTIPDSSYASLYQATIEFCKKNGAFDPTKMGTVPNVGLMAKKAEEYGSHDKTFEITAAGKVSVIDSEGNTLIEHFVEQGDIWRMCQTKDAPVRDWVKLAVTRARAMQVPAVFWLDKNRAHDAELIKKVNDYLSNQDTDNLEILIKSVSEATEYTLERVKAGQDTISVTGNVLRDYLTDLFPILELGTSAKMLSIVPLMNGGGLFETGAGGSAPKHVQQFIEENHLRWDSLGEFLALAVSLEHLGDTTKNDKALVLAETLDNAIENLLDNKKSPSRKAGELDNRGSHFYLAMYWAKELSNQNKNIELKNQFSSVAKSMETYEEKIVNELNKIQRKAIEIGGYYLPNDKLADNFMRPNDTLNAILAEV, encoded by the coding sequence ATGAGTACAACTGCAAAAATTATGTACACAAAAACAGATGAGGCTCCAGCGTTAGCTACTCGTTCGTTTTTGCCGATCGTAAAAGCATATACAAAATCATCTAACATAGAAATTGTAACTAAAGATATTTCATTAGCTGGAAGAATTCTGGCAAACTTTTCTGATTATTTAACCGAAGATCAAAAAGTTGAAGATGCATTAGCCTTTTTAGGTGATTTAGCTACAAAACCTGAGGCAAACATTATTAAACTTCCAAATATTAGTGCTTCTGTTCCTCAGTTAAAAGCAGCTGTAAAAGAATTGCAAGCTTTAGGTTACAATATTCCCGATTATCCAGAAGAACCAGAAACAGATGAAGATAAAGCAGTTTTAGCTCTATATAATAAGGTTAAAGGTTCTGCAGTAAATCCTGTTTTACGTGAAGGAAATTCAGATCGTCGTGCTCCTAAAGCCGTAAAAAATTACGCAAAAAAGAATCCTCATTCAATGGGAAGTTGGAGTTCTGACTCTAAAACTCACGTCGCTACCATGAGTGAAGGAGATTTTGCTCATAATGAAAAATCTGTTACCGTCCCAAGTGCAACTCACATAAAAATCGTTCATACTAATACGAACGGAAGCGAAACAGTTTTAAAGGCCAATATAAAATTATTAGCAGAAGAAATCATTGATGCTTCTGTCATGAACAAAAAAGCATTATTAAAGTTCTTAGACGAACAAATTAAAGATGCTAAAGATAAAGGCATATTGTTTTCATTACATATGAAAGCCACTATGATGAAAGTATCTGATCCAATTATTTTTGGTCATGCCGTTCGTGTTTTCTTCAAAGAATTGTTTGATAAGCATAGCGCTACGTTCCAAGAAATTGGAGTTGATGTTAATGATGGTTTTGGAAATTTATTAAGCAATTTGGAAGAACTTTCTGCTGAAAAGAAAGCTGAAATTTTAGCTGATATAGCTACCGTTTACGCAAATAATCCTGATCTAGCAATGGTGAATTCAGATAAAGGGATTACAAACTTACACGTGCCATCGGATATTATTATTGATGCATCTGTTCCTGCAATGATTCGTACATCAGGACAAATGTGGAACAAAGAAGGAAAACTACAAGATACGAAAGTTACGATTCCAGATAGTTCTTATGCTTCTTTATACCAAGCTACTATTGAATTTTGTAAAAAGAATGGTGCCTTTGATCCTACAAAGATGGGAACTGTTCCTAACGTAGGTTTAATGGCTAAGAAAGCTGAAGAATATGGATCTCATGATAAAACGTTCGAAATTACAGCAGCTGGTAAAGTTTCTGTAATTGATAGTGAAGGAAATACTTTAATTGAACATTTTGTTGAACAAGGAGATATTTGGAGGATGTGTCAAACAAAAGATGCTCCTGTTCGTGATTGGGTTAAATTAGCAGTGACTAGAGCGAGAGCAATGCAAGTTCCGGCGGTTTTCTGGTTAGATAAAAACAGAGCACACGACGCTGAATTAATTAAAAAGGTAAATGATTATTTGTCAAATCAGGATACTGATAATTTAGAGATTTTAATTAAATCTGTTTCTGAAGCCACAGAATATACATTGGAAAGAGTTAAAGCTGGTCAAGATACAATATCTGTTACAGGAAACGTATTACGTGATTATTTAACTGATCTATTCCCTATTTTAGAGTTGGGAACTTCAGCTAAAATGTTATCAATCGTTCCTTTAATGAACGGTGGTGGTTTATTTGAAACTGGTGCTGGTGGATCTGCTCCAAAACACGTTCAACAATTCATTGAAGAAAACCACTTACGCTGGGATTCATTAGGAGAGTTTTTAGCTTTAGCTGTTTCATTGGAACACTTAGGCGATACAACTAAGAATGATAAAGCCTTAGTTTTAGCTGAAACTTTAGATAATGCAATTGAAAATTTATTAGATAATAAAAAATCTCCTTCTAGAAAGGCCGGAGAGTTAGACAACAGAGGAAGTCACTTTTATTTAGCAATGTATTGGGCAAAAGAATTATCTAATCAAAATAAAAATATTGAATTAAAAAATCAATTTTCTTCAGTAGCCAAATCAATGGAAACTTATGAAGAAAAAATTGTTAATGAATTAAATAAAATTCAAAGAAAAGCAATTGAAATTGGTGGATATTACCTTCCTAATGATAAATTAGCTGACAACTTTATGAGACCAAATGATACTTTAAATGCTATTTTAGCAGAGGTTTAA
- the rplS gene encoding 50S ribosomal protein L19 yields MMDLIKFVQDEFVTKNDLPEFAAGDTITVYYEIKEGNKTRTQFFRGVVIQKRGNGSSETFTIRKMSGTVGVERIFPINLPSIQKIEINKKGKVRRARIFYFRGLTGKKARIKERRN; encoded by the coding sequence ATAATGGATTTAATTAAATTTGTTCAAGACGAATTCGTAACAAAAAACGATTTACCAGAATTCGCAGCAGGAGATACAATTACTGTATACTACGAAATTAAAGAAGGAAACAAGACTCGTACACAGTTTTTTAGAGGAGTTGTAATTCAAAAAAGAGGTAACGGATCTTCTGAAACTTTTACTATTAGAAAGATGTCAGGTACTGTTGGTGTAGAGCGTATCTTCCCTATCAACTTACCATCAATTCAAAAAATTGAAATAAACAAAAAAGGTAAAGTACGTAGAGCTAGAATTTTCTACTTTAGAGGACTTACAGGTAAGAAAGCAAGAATCAAAGAAAGAAGAAATTAA
- a CDS encoding phosphatase PAP2 family protein, whose translation MDNVIKTTQKPLQLWLEKIFRTINSHIKVIRLEVFMTYLLFFILSLLLVSIYNKSDLHLTLNKYHTGFFDWFFKYSTHLGDGAMFGVLVVIFFFINKRMSLVFGIGGILTLLVTHFFKKIMFKGIPRPAEFLGVENLHIIDGVKMAFWNSFPSGHTMTAFVIFTILCIYFRRCVSQYLWITLAMIAGLSRVYLSQHFLLDIFVGSILGIVIAFISMSLFFPERKRVH comes from the coding sequence ATGGATAACGTTATAAAAACTACGCAAAAACCTTTACAACTTTGGTTAGAAAAGATATTTAGAACAATTAATTCACATATTAAAGTGATACGATTGGAAGTTTTTATGACCTATTTACTCTTTTTTATTTTGTCTCTTTTACTCGTTAGTATTTATAATAAATCTGATTTACACTTAACACTAAATAAATATCACACAGGTTTCTTTGATTGGTTTTTTAAATATTCGACACATTTGGGAGATGGAGCGATGTTTGGAGTTTTGGTTGTAATTTTCTTTTTCATCAATAAAAGAATGTCTTTAGTATTTGGAATAGGAGGAATATTAACATTACTGGTAACTCATTTTTTTAAGAAAATCATGTTTAAAGGAATCCCTAGGCCAGCGGAGTTCTTAGGAGTAGAAAATTTACATATTATAGATGGAGTAAAAATGGCTTTTTGGAATTCTTTTCCGTCAGGACATACCATGACGGCATTTGTAATTTTTACAATTTTATGTATTTACTTCCGAAGATGTGTTTCACAATATCTTTGGATAACCCTAGCAATGATTGCTGGATTGTCTCGAGTGTATTTATCTCAGCATTTTCTTCTTGATATTTTCGTCGGATCAATTTTAGGAATTGTCATTGCTTTTATAAGCATGAGTTTATTCTTCCCTGAAAGAAAACGAGTTCATTAA
- a CDS encoding glycosyltransferase family 39 protein, whose protein sequence is MNISYKQKVLVLILISVLLRLFLAGVLEFGNDEVYYWLYAKYPDVSHFDHPPMVGFFIQFFTGNLYFDSELAIRLAAIIPSGLSMYVVFLIGSYLKDSRTGFIACLLYCISIYGFIISGILILPDSPLVLFWLLSYYFFIQTIPNTPEKKYHVKLLLGFLFSGLAIYSKYQGVYVLFGVCIYVLFSNRKWLKNAFFYLGFIFPLTAIALVFYWNYTNDFVSYKFHGNRVSFFSSQFNKNSFIREILGQFIYNNPYIVITLVLLLIAIWKKKFHFSKNYIAFFFYCSFPLILTTIYLSISRNTLPHWSGVSYLTFLPLIATFLSERKKNITKRLSIGIVVFSVLMITTTFVINNGLFLPEENSVQKEKLGRKDALLDMYGWEQASEKITQVFKEEYVSDLPIISNRWYPAAHIDYYIARPNDMKVYGIGNLNEIHKYYWINQTYSELGDEVLYITDSRNFKNPETLFEHSYSKINLLRTLPIERSGVVVKYVFLYKLSKV, encoded by the coding sequence ATGAATATTTCTTATAAACAAAAAGTATTAGTCTTAATACTTATTAGTGTTCTGTTGCGATTATTTTTAGCGGGAGTATTAGAGTTTGGAAATGATGAAGTATATTATTGGTTATACGCTAAATATCCAGATGTCAGTCACTTTGATCATCCACCAATGGTAGGTTTTTTTATCCAATTTTTTACAGGAAACCTTTATTTTGATTCTGAATTGGCAATTCGGTTAGCAGCCATCATTCCTTCTGGACTAAGTATGTATGTCGTTTTCTTAATTGGTTCTTATCTTAAAGATTCTCGAACAGGATTTATTGCTTGTTTACTTTATTGTATAAGTATTTATGGATTTATTATCTCGGGAATTTTAATTTTACCAGATTCACCTTTAGTACTTTTTTGGTTGTTAAGTTATTACTTTTTCATACAAACAATTCCGAATACACCTGAAAAAAAGTACCATGTCAAGTTATTATTAGGTTTTTTGTTTTCTGGACTTGCAATTTATTCGAAATATCAAGGCGTTTATGTATTGTTTGGGGTTTGTATTTATGTTTTATTTAGTAATCGAAAGTGGCTAAAAAATGCATTCTTTTATTTAGGATTCATTTTTCCTTTGACAGCAATTGCTTTAGTTTTTTATTGGAATTATACAAACGACTTTGTTAGTTACAAGTTTCATGGTAATCGTGTTTCGTTTTTTAGTTCACAATTCAATAAGAATTCATTTATTCGAGAAATACTTGGACAATTTATTTATAACAATCCATATATCGTTATCACATTAGTTTTATTGTTAATTGCTATTTGGAAGAAAAAGTTTCATTTCAGTAAAAACTACATAGCATTCTTTTTTTATTGTTCGTTTCCATTGATTTTAACTACTATTTATTTATCAATATCCAGAAATACATTACCACATTGGTCTGGAGTGAGTTATTTAACATTCTTGCCTTTGATAGCGACATTTCTTTCTGAAAGAAAGAAGAATATTACAAAGAGATTAAGTATTGGGATTGTAGTGTTTTCTGTACTAATGATAACGACAACTTTTGTGATAAATAATGGATTATTTTTACCAGAAGAGAATTCAGTTCAAAAAGAAAAACTGGGAAGAAAAGATGCTTTGTTAGATATGTATGGTTGGGAACAAGCATCAGAAAAAATTACTCAAGTTTTTAAAGAGGAATATGTTTCAGATTTACCAATAATCTCAAATCGATGGTATCCTGCAGCACATATAGATTACTATATAGCGAGACCAAATGATATGAAAGTGTATGGTATTGGTAATTTAAATGAAATTCATAAATATTATTGGATTAATCAAACATATTCTGAGTTAGGTGATGAAGTTTTATATATAACAGATAGTCGGAATTTTAAAAATCCAGAAACCTTATTTGAACATAGTTACAGTAAAATCAATTTACTTAGGACATTACCAATTGAAAGAAGTGGAGTAGTGGTTAAGTATGTTTTTCTTTATAAACTGTCTAAGGTTTAG
- a CDS encoding glycosyltransferase family 39 protein, whose protein sequence is MNRIINLIRKYPALSIVLGFQLFRFILLPFMGLMPQDAYYHFYGENFSWSYFDHPGMIGYLLRIFTLTFGKTVFVVKLADFIITSLTLLSFYKLAECFLSKNKLNRAAILIASTFFISILSFNSTPDVPLLLFWTLSVLFLYRAIFENKKASWIYAGVTMGLAFDSKYTAVLLPFGLILFLIFSSEKRKLLVSPWLFLSLIIAALVTYPVWYWNYENEFASFLFQSSERASSMSELNFKPKNFFGALGHQLLLLLPILFSAFLIFTHKYIKRFLTKFKLPGSKILFLLAFFIPTFLGFLSLTPIYWVKLNWLMPSYITGIIIASIFISDKWVNRQVIFSIVIHLIVCVEILFYVIPVKSDDTWVGWRELAKEIELIQEAHPNTFVFADDGYKTTSALNFFMEDKIYARNIIGLHALHYNYLGDDFKILNGKNAIFVDSDKRFKNDDKRGHISPLVNPYFERCTELEPIIISKNGRKVRKFWVYFCENYKAKP, encoded by the coding sequence ATGAATAGAATTATAAATCTTATTAGAAAGTATCCAGCTTTAAGTATTGTTTTAGGTTTTCAATTATTTCGCTTTATACTTTTACCTTTCATGGGATTAATGCCTCAGGATGCTTACTACCATTTTTATGGTGAAAACTTTTCTTGGTCTTACTTCGATCATCCTGGAATGATCGGTTATCTATTGCGAATTTTCACGCTTACATTCGGAAAAACTGTTTTCGTAGTAAAACTTGCAGATTTTATAATTACTTCATTAACATTACTAAGTTTTTATAAACTTGCCGAATGTTTCTTATCAAAGAATAAATTAAATCGGGCTGCGATATTGATAGCTTCAACATTCTTTATTTCTATTCTTTCATTTAATTCAACACCAGATGTTCCTCTATTGTTATTTTGGACTTTAAGTGTTCTTTTCCTTTATAGAGCTATTTTTGAAAATAAAAAAGCATCTTGGATTTATGCAGGTGTAACAATGGGATTAGCTTTTGATAGTAAATACACCGCTGTATTACTACCATTTGGATTAATTTTATTTTTAATTTTTTCCTCTGAAAAAAGAAAATTATTAGTTTCTCCCTGGCTATTTTTATCATTAATTATTGCTGCACTTGTAACATATCCTGTTTGGTATTGGAATTATGAAAACGAATTTGCCTCTTTCCTTTTTCAGTCTTCAGAAAGAGCTTCTAGTATGTCAGAATTAAACTTCAAACCCAAAAATTTCTTTGGAGCATTAGGTCACCAATTATTACTATTACTTCCAATATTATTCAGCGCATTTCTCATATTTACGCACAAATACATAAAACGATTTTTAACAAAGTTTAAGTTACCTGGTAGCAAGATTTTATTTCTGTTAGCATTTTTTATCCCTACATTTTTAGGTTTTTTGTCATTAACTCCAATTTACTGGGTAAAATTAAATTGGTTAATGCCCTCCTATATAACAGGAATTATTATTGCAAGTATCTTCATTTCTGATAAATGGGTGAATCGCCAAGTCATATTTTCAATTGTAATTCACTTAATTGTATGTGTTGAAATTTTATTTTACGTAATCCCTGTAAAAAGTGATGATACCTGGGTGGGATGGAGAGAATTAGCAAAAGAAATCGAACTAATACAAGAAGCTCATCCTAATACTTTTGTTTTTGCAGATGATGGTTATAAAACCACTTCAGCACTCAATTTTTTTATGGAAGATAAAATTTACGCAAGAAATATAATTGGTTTACACGCTTTGCATTATAATTATTTGGGAGATGATTTTAAAATCTTAAATGGTAAAAATGCAATTTTTGTAGATTCTGATAAACGTTTTAAAAACGACGATAAAAGAGGCCACATTTCCCCTCTAGTAAATCCTTATTTTGAAAGATGCACTGAACTTGAGCCAATAATTATTTCTAAAAACGGACGAAAAGTTAGAAAGTTTTGGGTTTATTTTTGCGAAAACTATAAAGCTAAACCTTAG
- the trmD gene encoding tRNA (guanosine(37)-N1)-methyltransferase TrmD, whose protein sequence is MRVDIITVEPDLIKSPFQNSMMKRAIDKGLAEVHFHNLREFGQGNYRQIDDYQFGGGAGMVLMIEPIANCIEGLLAKRSYDEIIYMTPDAPTLNQATANTLSLKENMIILTGHYKGVDQRVRDKYITKEISIGDYVLTGGELAAAVLCDAVIRLIPGVLGDETSALTDSFQDNLLSPPVYTRPSEYEGMKVPDVLLSGNFPKIEEWRSEQAYERTRKIRPDLLDE, encoded by the coding sequence ATGCGTGTAGATATAATTACTGTTGAACCAGATTTAATTAAAAGTCCTTTTCAGAACTCGATGATGAAAAGAGCAATTGATAAAGGTTTAGCTGAGGTACACTTCCACAACTTAAGAGAATTCGGACAAGGAAATTATCGTCAAATAGATGATTATCAATTTGGTGGTGGTGCTGGAATGGTTTTAATGATAGAACCTATTGCAAATTGTATTGAAGGATTATTAGCTAAAAGAAGTTATGATGAAATTATCTACATGACACCAGATGCGCCAACTTTAAATCAAGCTACTGCAAACACTCTTTCTTTAAAAGAAAATATGATCATTCTTACCGGTCACTACAAAGGAGTTGATCAACGTGTGAGAGACAAATATATTACCAAAGAAATATCAATTGGAGACTATGTTTTAACGGGAGGTGAATTGGCTGCAGCAGTTTTATGCGATGCGGTAATTCGATTAATTCCTGGGGTTTTAGGTGATGAAACCTCCGCTTTAACAGACTCTTTTCAGGATAATCTTTTATCCCCACCTGTTTACACAAGACCTTCAGAATATGAAGGCATGAAAGTTCCTGATGTTTTGTTATCAGGAAATTTTCCAAAAATTGAAGAATGGCGCTCAGAACAAGCATATGAAAGAACCAGAAAAATTAGACCCGATCTTTTAGATGAATAG